ACGAGTTAGGTTCGGCTTACCTGAGTCTCGACCCCGTCCGATCCCCCTTTCCCCGTGGAGACGCGGCTGATACCGCGCACCTCCCTGAACGGAGCATGTCCATGAAGAACTCCCGTCCGATCGCCACGCTCTCGCTCGTCGCGGCATCCGCTCTCGTGCTGGCCGGTTGTGCCGCCGAGGCCGCTCCCGCCGCCGAGGAGACCACCCCCGCCGACGAGGCGCCGCTGGAGTGGTCGTTCGAGTTCAACACCGCGGCGGAGGACGAGGATCCGGCCTACGAGCCGGTCACCGTGGAGGTGCCCCGCAACCCCGAGAAGGTCGTCATCTTCGACATGGCCTCGTTCGACACGTGGGTGAACCTGGGCGGCGAGGTCGCCGGCGCGCCGCTGGAGTCGGTGCCGGACTACCTCGAGGACGGCCTCGCCGACGACGCGTTCAACGCCGGCACGCTGTTCGAGGCCGACGTGCTCGCGATCGCCGAGCAGGAGCCCGACCTCATCATCCTCGGCGGCCGCTCGGCCGCGCTCTACGACGAGCTCAAGGACATCGCCCCGACGATCGACATGTCGTCGCAGGGCTCGTTCGAGGAGACCCTCGAGCGCAACGTGACCTTCCTCGGCGAGGTGCTCGGCGCCCAGGACGA
This genomic interval from Microbacterium sediminis contains the following:
- a CDS encoding siderophore ABC transporter substrate-binding protein, whose translation is MKNSRPIATLSLVAASALVLAGCAAEAAPAAEETTPADEAPLEWSFEFNTAAEDEDPAYEPVTVEVPRNPEKVVIFDMASFDTWVNLGGEVAGAPLESVPDYLEDGLADDAFNAGTLFEADVLAIAEQEPDLIILGGRSAALYDELKDIAPTIDMSSQGSFEETLERNVTFLGEVLGAQDEAATALEELEAGIEEAKAVTADAGTGLGIMVSGDGISALKPSLGDYSGRNLRGGLIYDVFGVQPVIEDIEGATHGEPVSFEFLLETDPDYLWVIDRNTATGGDSGSSEGAAAILDNDIVNQTTAAQNDQIVYLDPVAWYIVFGGIETTKIMTDDVMQIAE